GCAGGAATTATAGGAGGAAACGGATTCTCATCAAAAGGGAAATATAAGGGAATTGCTCCCGAATGTGACTTTATTGGAGTAAAAGTACTGGATCACCGTGGGGATGGTAATATTTCCGATGTTCTTGCAGGTCTTCAATGGATAATTGATAATAAAAAGAAGTATAATATTCGTATTGTGAATATTTCAGTTGGCACCTCTGCAAAGGATAATCTGGATGAGAATTCACTTCTGGTTCGTGGAGTAAATGCAGTGTGGGATAATGGAATAGTTGTCGTTGTAGCAGCTGGTAATAATGGACCCGGTCCCATGTCTATTTCCACACCCGGAATCAGTAGAAAGGTTATTACAGTAGGCTCCTCCGATGACAGTATTGCAGTAGAGGTATTTGGAAATAGTAAAGCAAAGGATTATTCAGGGAGAGGTCCGACTCCTTTTTGCATTAAGAAGCCAGATATTGTTGCTCCCGGTTCAAATATTATATCCTGTAATATCAGTCGGTATAATACTCGAGGAAAGAATGCAGGAGGACGCCTGTCTACACAAGAATCACCTATGATGTATACAATAAAGAGCGGGACATCGATGGCTACTCCCGTTGTATCCGGAGCAATTGCTTTGCTTCTGTCCGCACATCCGGAACTGACGAATAGAGAGGTCAAGCTAAAGTTAAGAAGCAGTGCGATTGATCTTGGCCAGCATTGGGAGAAACAGGGATGGGGGTTATTGAATGTTCGAAGACTTTTAGAATAAAAAACGATTTTAAGATATATTTTTGATTTAGTTTAATAAATTTACAAATTATTATTGATTATTTTCAAAAATGCATTATAATAATATTATCAGGAATTTGCTTCCTAATAAAGAAAATTAAGATTTATAAATTACATGGTTAAGGAGGAATTAAGAAATGGCATATTTTAATATTGGAAAAATCCAATACGAAGGACCTCAGAGTAAAAACCCACTTTCTTTTAAGTATTATAATCCGGATGAAGTGGTTATGGGAAAGACAATGAAAGACCAGCTTCGTTTCGCTATGTCATATTGGCATACACTGACATATATGGGTACGGATCCATTTGGTGGTACTACCATGAGCCGTGATTGGGATCAGACCGATGATCCTATGAAGAAGGCAAAAGAGAGAGTTCATGCAGCTTTTGAATTTATGGAGAAGATGCAGATTCCGTTCTTCTGCTTCCATGATCAGGATATTGCTCCAAGAGGAAAGACTCTCGAAGAGACCAATAAGAGATTGGATGAGATCGTAGCGGTAATTAAGGAAGAGATGGCTCGTACCGGAATCAAGTGCTTATGGGGAACAACTAATGCATTTGGTGATGATAAGTTCGTTCATGGTGCAGGTACATCCTGTAATGCAACTGTCTTCGCATATACTGCAGCACAGATTAAGAAGGCAATGGAAATTACAAAGGAATTAGGCGGCGTTAACTATGTATTCTGGGGCGGTCGTGAAGGATATGAGACCTTACTGAATACGGATACAGGATTAGAATTAGATAATCTTGCTAGATTACTTCAGATGGCAGTAGACTATGCAAAGGAAATCGGATTTACCGGACAGTTCTTAATCGAGCCTAAGCCGAAGGAACCTACTAAACATCAATACGATTTTGATACAGCTACCGTACTTGCATTCTTAAGAAAATACAACTTACAGGATTACTTCAAGATGAACATTGAAGCAAACCATGCAACCTTAGCTCAACATACATTCCAGCATGAGCTTAACATGAGTAGAATTAACAATGTACTCGGAAGCGTTGATGCAAACACTGGTGATCCGATGCTTGGATGGGATACTGATCAATTCCCTACAAACGTATACGATACAACATTAGCAATGTATGAAATCCTGTTAGCAGGTGGATTTACTAAGGGCGGATTGAACTTTGACTCTAAGGTTCGTCGTGCATCATTCCAGGATGATGATTTATTCTATGCTTATATTGCAGGTATGGATGCGTTCGCTAAGGGCTTAAAGGTAGCAGCTAAACTGCTTGAGGATGGAGTTCTTGAGAACTTCAAAGCAGAGCGTTATGCTAGTTATAAAGAAGGAATTGGTAAGGATATCGTTGAAGGTAAGGTAGGCTTTAAGGAATTAGAGGCTTATGCTTTAAAGAACGGTACTACACCGAACAAATCTGGTAGACAGGAAATGCTGGAAAGCATCTTAAATCAGTATATTCTTGAAACAAAATAATTAATTGTAGTCTGGATTATAATCTAGATATAAATACAGGGTGTTGCTAATGCAACACCCTGTTATATATAAGAAGTTCTTCGAATTACTTAATCTAATACCAGTGAAGGAGCAGTATATATTCTTGCCTTCAACTCATTGTCGAGCATGTACAATCCCTTTGAGTCACCAGCGAACAAATCAAATTTCTTAATATTATCATCCGCATTCTTTTCTTCTTCACCCTGCTCTTTAATAAACCAGTCTAAGAACTGCATGGTACGAAAATCCTTATTCTTATATGCTTCCTCATAAATGGTATTAATGGAAGCGGTTACATATTTCTCGTGCTCCAGAGCGATAATTAGAGGATCGCGGAAAGACTTGAATTCTTTATCAGGTGCTGCTATGGCATCTAATTTTACCTTTTCACCATTATTCAATAAGTACTGACGGAATAGTAAAGCATGATCACGTTCTTCCTGCATCTGAACATAGAACCAGTTCTCAAAACCATTTAAGCCTTGATCCGCATAATAATTTGCCATATCCAGGTAAAGATAGGCGGAATAGAATTCCTTGTTAATCTGTTGATTTAATAAGTCTATAACTGATTGATTCATAATAATAACCTCCATTTTCAATATTATAGATTTATCTTACTTAATTAGTTTATAAAGTATCCATATAAAAACTACTCAACGCTTATTACTGAAACAGGGCAGTTATCAGCTGCGTCTGTGGCGGTTCCTTCACATTCAGCTGGAACGGGATCAATATATACCTCTGCATACCCATCATCAGCCATACGAAATACTTCAGGACAAGTATCTGCACATAATCCACATCCAATACATCCTTCACGATCGATTTTCGCTTTCATAATAAACCTCCTTTGCCTGTTACCAAGCTATGTAATTATTGGTAAGTATGTTGCTAACTCATTATATCATAGGAATGGAACTTTGTCACTTTTATAAAGAATTGTATTGAGAAATTGCCAGTTTTATGGTATACATATTTATGTAACAACAGGTAGATACTATTTATTAAATGCATAGAATGGAGGCTGTTTTATGAAGAAGTACGAATGCACAGTATGCGGTTATATTTATGATGAAGCATTGGGAGATCCAGATGGTGGTATTGCACCCGGAACAAAGTGGGAAGATATTCCGGATGATTGGGTTTGCCCGGTATGTGGTGTTAGTAAGGACAATTTCCAGGAAGCATAATGATTTCTAAGAAGGATAAACTGCCTCAACCAGTATGGTAAGAAGGATATTACTTCCATATTTGATTGAGGCAATTTTTTTGGGTTCCGTAAACCATATAAATTCTATTGACATAGTAGGTTGATACGATTATTATAAATTTATTCTGACATTTTAGCTTTATTGATGGAACACTTAAGATATACGTTTGAAAGATATCATTATATGATTAGTATTAGGATGGATTAAGAATAGAGCTGCTTAGAAATGAGGAAGAACATGATTTATCTAGATTATGCAGCCAATACACCGGTTGATCCGGAGGTAATGAGCTGCTTTCAGAATATAAATAATATGTATTTTGCGAATCCGAACTCCGTACATCGCATGGGCAGGGCTTCCAAAGAACTGCTAGACCAGATAACTGAAAAAATAGTAGCACATATAGGTGTAAAAGCCTCTGAGTTAATCTATACCTCTGGTGCAAGCGAGGCGAATAATCTGGCAATTAAGGGAATAGCGCAGGCGTATCGTCATAATGGAAAACACATTATCTCGACTTGTCTCGAGCATTCGTCAGTCAGTGGTGCACTTACTTATTTACAGAGTCTTGGATACGAGATTGATCTTGTGAATATCACAGAGGATGGACTGGTAGATCTGGAGCATCTGAAGGAATTACTTCGGAAGGATACCATATTGGTTTCTGTTTGCTATGTGGACAGTGAGCTTGGGATAAGACAGCCAATTACGGAAATTGGCAGGATATTATCGGAGTATCCTAACTGTATGTTTCATTGTGATGCAACGCAGGCAATTGGAAAGCTACCTGTGTCATTTGAATACATGGACTGTATGACCTTTGCTCCACATAAGTTCTATGGGCTGAATAGCTGTGGAATTTTGGTAAAAAGGGAGAAGGTGATATTAACTCCATTGATTCATGGCGGCATCAGTACAACCATTTATCGTAGTGGAACTCCTGATCTGGCGATGGCTGCATCGATTGAAAAAGCCCTGGAGCTAGCCCTGAAGAATTTGGATGAGCGTTATCATATAGTAGAAGAATTGAATCAGAAGCTGCGTTCAGGCTTTGAAAAGTATAAATTGGTACGTATTAATAGCACAAGATATTCCTACCCATACATTCTTAATCTGAGTGTCAGTGGAGTGAAGGCAACCCAGTTTCAGGATGCACTTGAAAAGGAGGAAGTCTGCGTGTCAACTAAATCGGCTTGTTCTGTTATAAACACACCCTCCAGACCTGTATTGGCTATTACGAAGGATAAGAAGAATGCGATGAGTTCCTGGAGGATCAGCTTAAGTCATCTTACAACGGAGGAAGACATTGTACAATTCTTTCAGGCCTTTGACAGGTGCTATAATGCCCTGACTGGGCCAGTGACGAAGTGAAGTAATACCCGGTTTGTGGAAATTATGTTAGAAAGTGGTATAATAAATGGAAAAGTATCAGGAAATAGAAAGAAGTATCATTAAAAAATTCAGGAAACCATTATGGAAAAAGTTCATAAATGGAGTAAACGACTATCAGTTAATCCAGGAGGGAGATAAAATAGCGGTATGTATCTCTGGTGGAAAGGATTCAATGCTGCTAGCAAAACTAATGCAAGAAGTACAGCGACATGGGAAAATACCTTTTGAAACAGTGTTTCTGGTGATGGATCCCGGATATAATGAGATTAACAGACAAACAATCATTCAGAATGCTGCACTGCTCAATATCCCGATTACCATATTTGACACGCAGATATATGATATAGTCGCAGAAATAGATCAGTCTCCCTGCTACCTATGTGCGAGAATGAGAAGAGGATATCTTTATAAGAAAGCACAGGAACTTGGATGTAATAAGATTGCGTTAGGACATCACTTTGATGATGTCATTGAGACCATATTAATGGGAATGCTTTACGGAGGCCAGATTCAGACCATGATGCCGAAGCTACATAGTACGAATCATCCCGGTATGCAGTTGATTCGACCGATGTATCTCGTAAAGGAAGCGGATATTATTGCATGGAAACAGTATAATGATTTGCAATTTATCCAATGCGCCTGCCGACTTACAGAAAACTGCACCCTTTGTGATAACGGAGGAGGAGGCTCTAAACGACAGGAGATGAAAAGCTTAATCAAGAAATTCCGCCAGATTAATCCCAGCATTGAAATGAATATTTTCCGAAGTGTCCACAATGTGAATCTGGATACTATCATTGGTTATCATAATAAAGAGATGGAGTATAATTTCCTGGATGACTATGATAAGAAAGGGGGATCTACCCCATGTTAAATCAATTTTCAAGAACAGAATTGCTGTTAGGAAACGAAGCTATGGATGCTCTGAAGAACGCAAGGGTTGCTGTATTTGGAATAGGCGGTGTAGGAGGATTTACAGTAGAAGCTCTGGTAAGAAGCGGAGTGGGAAGCATTGATATCATTGATGATGACAAGGTATGTCTCACGAATATTAACCGTCAGATTATCGCAACAAGAAAAACAGTAGGAAAATATAAGGTTGATGTTATGAAGGAACGCATCCTAGAGATTAACCCTCAGGTTAATGTAACTGCTCATCAATGCTTCTACTCGGCTGAGACCGCTGAGCAATTTGAATTTTCTAATTATGATTATATTGTAGACGCCATTGATACAGTCTCCGCAAAGATAGAGATGATTCTTCGGGCCCAGGAAAAAAACGTTCCGATTATAAGCTGTATGGGAGCCGGTAATAAACTGGATCCGACGAAATTCGAAGTGACGGATATTTATAAAACCTCTATGTGCCCATTGGCGAAGGTGATGAGAAGAGAACTTAAGAATAGAGGAGTAAAGAAGCTGAAGGTTGTATATTCTAAAGAACCAGCAAGAAAGCCATTGGAGGATATGTCGATAAGCTGTAGAACCAATTGCATCTGTCCTCCGGGAGCGGAGCGAAAATGTACAGCGAAACGCCAAATCCCGGGAAGTATTGCATTTGTTCCTTCGGTCGCAGGATTAATCATAGCTGGAGAAGTAATTAAAGATTTGTGTGGTGTGCGATAGAACCATTCATGGGGCTGTTGCATAATATACTTGCAGGGAATATGACTTACCTCACACACAGAACGGAAGAACACATTGCTGATTTTGTATGTCTCATGCGAATATAAATAATCGCATGATTCACACAAAATACAGCAATCTGTTCTTCCGACAGTGTATTATGGTAAGTCATATTCCCTGCAAATGTATTATGCAACAACCCCATCGAGGATGAGTTCGTATTATCAAATCAATGATTTGGTAATACGAACTCATCCTCGCGTAAATAAACGAAATAATGTAATGTAATAATTATTTCATGTGATGTGATATAGCATGCGATAATCAACACATCGCATGAAATTCATCGAGTGAGATAATCAATACATCGCATGCGATAAATTAGTATATTACATGAGATAATCCGCTCTGGTGTTATGTCTTTATATATTCATCATGATATTCCATGGATGGCACGTTCAAGTCGATTCAGTGCCTCTTCAACAATACTCCTTGGGCATGCGATATTAATTCGCTCAAATAGTGCGGTATCTTTTCCGAAGATAATTCCGCCATCTAACCATAGATTTGCCTTATCTATGACCAGATCCTCAAGTTCTTTGTAGTTTAAGCCAAGCTCACTGCAATCGAGCCAGATCAGATAGGTTCCCTCAGGCTCAACCAGCTTTATCTCTGGTAACTTTTCCTTTAGAAAGCTTCGAACATAACTGAGATTCCCTTCTATATAATTCTTTACTTCGTTCAGCCAAGGACGTCCCTTCGTATAAGCAGACTTGCAGGCTACCAAACCGAGTGCATTCAACTGACTGTATCCGCTGGCATTTACTTCATGGCAGAAAGCCTTCCGAAGCTCCGGATTGGGAATGAAGATATTGGATACCTGTAAACCGGCCATATTAAAGGTTTTGCTTGGAGATGTGCAGGTTATGGAGTTCATGGAGTATTCCTGTTTTAGGGAGGCGAATATGGTATGATGATGTCCAGGATAAGTAAAGTCACAATGGATCTCATCGGAGACAATAAGTACATTATGCTTTAAACAGATATCTCCGATGGCATTTAACTCCGCCTCGGTCCACACACGTCCTACAGGGTTATGAGGACTGCATAGGATAAAAAGCTTTACCTTTTCCTGTATGATTTTATTTTCAAAGTCTTCAAGATCCATGGTATACTTTCCGTCATTATATCGGAGCTGGTTGTTGACCAGCTTACGATGATTGTTAATAATACACTCGGAAAATGGATAGTATACCGGCTGTTGAATCATAACAGCATCACCTTCTTGGGTAAATGCTTTAATTGCTTGAGCAATCGCAAATACCACGCCTGGGGTTTTTATTAACCATTCTCGTTGGACAGTCCAATGAAATTCTTCCTCGAACCAATACTGAACTGCTTTAAAATAATCTTCCTTAACATCGCTATAGCCGAAGATACCATGCGAAACTGCGTTCTGAATATCACTTAGTATTTCATCTGGAAGTCGAAAATCCATATCTGCGACCCAGAGGGGTAATAAATCGTTCCGTTTCTTTCGCTCCAGCATAAAATCATATTTCAAGCAATTCGTATTTCTTCGATCAATTATGGAATCAAAATTGTAATTCATGTTACCTCCTTAGCAACTAGTAATTGGTTTAATGAAAGACACCTTTATTCTTCAAATGCCTGTTTCAGATCAGCGATTAAATCATCCACATCTTCTATTCCAACAGATAACCGTAAAATGGTATCCGTAATCCCAGTCTTCTCCCTTTGATCCTGAGGAATATCAGAATGGGTTTGTGTCATTGGATAGGTAATTAATGTTTCGACACCACCTAAGCTTTCTGCAAAGGGAATCAGTTTTACAGACCTCAGAATTCGCAGTGCTGTTTCCGGACTATCTACCTGGAAGGTAAGCATGCTTCCAAAACCGGTTGCTTGTTTTTTACATATTTCATATCCTGGATGATTTGGCAGACCTGGATAATATACATTTTTTACTCTTGGATGTGTTAAAAGCCAGTTAGCAATGGCAAATGCATTCTCCTGTTGTCGTTCCATACGAATACCCAGTGTTTTCAAGCCCCTTATTATTAACCAACAATCAAAGGGAGCCAATCCGGATCCAACGGTTTTCGTAATATAATGTAGCTGCTCCGACAATTCTGCATTATTTACCACTAAGAAGCCAGCAATGGTGTCATTATGTCCCCCGATAAATTTAGTGCCACTATGAATTACGATATCTGCACCGAGAGTGAGAGGATTTTGAAAGTAGGGTGAGAGAAAAGTGTTATCTACAATAAGTAAAATCCCATGCTGCTTTGTAATAGTGGCTATTTTCGCGATATCTGTTACATTCATCATTGGATTTGTCGGCGTTTCTATGTATATTGCTTTTGTCTGTGGCCTTATGTAAGGCTCCACATCCTCCTTACTGGTATCAATAAAATCGAAGGAAATCTGATTTTTCATGTTGATGCTTTGGAATAAACGAATCGTACCCCCGTACAGATCGTTACCTGCAATGATGTGATCTCCTGGTTGAAACAACTCCATGAGAGCAGTAATTGCGGCCATGCCGCTGGAAAATGCCAAGGCATCATAGCCCTGTTCCAAAGAGCAGAGTATTTTTTCAAGCTGTTCTCTGGTAGGATTTTGTGCACGAGTATAATCATATCCAGTACTATTACCCACACTGGGGTGTGCAAAGGTTGCTGTCTGATAAATTGGATAGCTGATAGCTCCAAAATGTTCCTTAGAGGATGTGGTGTTGTTCCCGTAAAGACACCTTGTATTTATTTTATAATTCATCCTGTTATCCATGCACTAACAAAATGGAATTCCATTTCATTCTGCGCTGATACGTTTGAAAGAAGAATGCGCGGCATGACTCCTTTTTCATTTATTTTCTTTCAAAACCGATAAAACATACTTATATAATAGGAATACTATAAATATAATAGAAAGCTTATTGTTCGTCAATATCAATATTATGAAAAATTTATTTTACATAGATAATGCCTGTCAGAATTTACATATTGGTATTTATCAGCAACTTTTATTAGAGTTTCTAATCAATAAAATAGTAGAATTTAAAAAAATGATATGTTAAAATGTACTAACATAAAGTCAAAGATTAACAAAACTGAAAGAAAGAAGATGATTAGTTTGAAAAAAATACCAACGAGAGAGGAAGCGTGGGAACTATTAAATGAATATAATAAGGAAGAGTTCCACTTAAAGCATGCCAGGGTTGTAGAAGGTGTAATGAAGTACTTTGCCAGAGAGCTGGGATATGCTGAGGAAGCTGATTTCTGGGGGATCGTCGGATTATTACATGATCTGGATTTTGGGATGTATCCGGAGGAGCATTGTACAAAATGCCAGGAAATTATGAAGGAACGAGGGATTGATGACCGAATCATTCATGCAACTGCCAGCCATGGATACGGTATTACAGTTGATATAAAGCCGGAGCATGAGATGGAAAAGGTTCTGTATGCAGTGGATGAACTGACAGGATTAATCGGTGCAGTAGCTATCATGCGTCCTTCCAAAAGTACCATGGACTTAGAGTTAAGCTCTGTTAAGAAGAAATATAAGACACCGAAATTCGCCGCTGGTTGTTCTAGAGAGGTTATCGAAAACGGTGCCAAGATGCTGGGATGGGAACTAGATGATTTGATTCAGAGAACCATTCTAGCATTAAGAGAGGTAGAACAAACCACAGGATTAGTATAAGTCAATATGAGTTAAGACAGGAGAGAAAATGGTTGGATTAGGTACACTCGTTAATATGGTTGAAATTATTATCGGGGCCACAATTGGTATCATAATAAAGGGCGGCTTAAAGCAAAGATTTCAGGAAACAGTAATGCATGCACTTGGACTTGCTGTACTATTCATAGGAGCCAGCGGTGCTCTTCAGGGATTATATCTGGTAGAGAACCAGAAGCTACAGACAACCAATGTAATGCTAATGATTGTTTCTCTGGCAATTGGAGCATTTATAGGAGAGGGAATCGATATTGAAGCAAGACTGGAACGGGTCGGAGAGTTTATCAAAGCAAAACTAAAGGTTAAGGGAGAGAAGGGACGGAACTTTGTTGAAGGCTTTGTTAGCAGCTCCCTACTATTCTGTATCGGTGCAATGGCTATCATTGGATCGCTACGTGATGGACTGTCAGGTGATGCATCCATGCTATATGCAAAGGGGTTTATCGATGGTACTGTGGCTGTGTTTTTTGCTTCAACACTTGGGATAGGAGTTTTCTTTTCCGTTATTCCGCTTGGACTGTATCAGGGGCTTATCACCTTGTCGGCTAAATATGTGGAACCCTATCTCAGTGAGGAACTGATTACGAACATTTCCTTTATTGGTTCTGTTTTGATTTTTGGTATTGGTATCAATATGATATTTGGGAAAAAGATTAAATGTGGTAATTTACTACCGGCAGTGTTAGTCCCAATTGCATATGAATTTATTAAGACATGGATATAATATGAATACTGTTACTACATTAGGGATACAGCACTACCCGTTACATTATCATGTAGTAGCAGTATTTTTATTTACGTGAGGATAAAGGAAATGGGTTAAAATACCCAAAGGCTGCTTTTGCAGCCATAGAAATTCGCGAAGCGTTTTTCCAGTAGTTGCAGTATAGAAAGGTATTTGCCTGTTTGAAGCATAATAAAAGAGTTAAATAATAATTGTTAAAATAAGGAAAATTATGTTGACTTCTGAAATTGAATCAGTATAATAAATGTTAAACAATGTAAATTAAGAGGTCGACACAATGGAACGAAATAAATCAAGAATCAAACTCTATATAGGGGGAATACTATTTCTCACTATTGTCCTGCTGATAATGTCATCTCCATTCGAACTTCGTGCAAATCATACATTGGATATAAGGTATGCAATTATTCTCTCTATATGCCTAAGCATATCAATTAGAATCCTACTTTTTTGTAATAGAATAGCATGTAACTAAATTAATGCATCCGGCGTGAGTGCATCTCCAGAATCGTAACTTCAAATTTCTGGTTAAATTTGAATTATATCGTAAATAATCGTTGACAATACGAGTATAATTGTATACAATAAAACAAAATTTGAAATAATTCAAGCATTTTGGCTGTAATCAAGGGCTGAATTGATTTCAAAATCAGAACGATAGAATGGAGAAATGACTATGGATCAAAGAAAAGTGTATATCAACCCTCACAACAATTTACTTCAATTGGAGGAACCAATCTATCCTCTCGTGGATGTCGAAGAACCTAATACTTTCCGAAATCTTTTCCCCTATGATGAAATACCGAAGATCGCCTTCAATGATAGAATTGTTCCGCACAATCTTCCGGATGAAATATTTATTACAGATACGACCTTCCGTGATGGTCAGCAATCCAGAGCACCCTATACTACAGAGCAAATTGTAACCCTATTCGATTATTTCCATCGCCTTGGAGGACCCAAGGGGTTAATTCGTCAAAGTGAGTTTTTCCTATATAGTAAAAAGGATCGGGATGCTGTTTACCGTTGTATGGAGAAGGGATATGAGTTCCCGGAGGTTACATCCTGGATCAGAGCCAGTAAAAAGGATTTTGAACTCGTAAAGGATCTTGGTATGAAGGAAACAGGAATCCTGGTTAGCTGTTCGGATTATCACATTTTTTACAAAATGAAGATGACTAGAAAAGAAGCGATGAATCATTATTTAAGCGTCGTAAGAGAATGCTTGGAAACCGGTGTGGCTGCAAGATGTCATCTCGAGGACATCACCCGTTCCGATATCCATGGATTTGTAATTCCTTTCTGTACGGAGCTTATGAAATTAAGTAAAGAATATAATATTCCTGTAAAAATTCGCGCTTGTGATACCATGGGCTATGGAGTAAATTTCTCCGGTGCAGTAATACCGCGTTCCGTACAGGGAATTATATATGGACTGACTGCACATGCCGGAGTACCTTCCAAATGGTTGGAGTGGCATGGACATAATGATTTCTACAAAGCAGTAACGAATTCTACGACGGCATGGCTTTATGGAGCAAGTGCAGTAAACTGTTCCTTATTTGGAATTGGTGAGAGAACAGGTAATACTCCGCTGGAAGCTATGGTATTTGAATATGCCCAGTTAAAGGGAACCCTGGACGGAATGGATACAACAGTGATTACGGAGCTTGCAGAATATTTTGAAAAGGAAATAGGGTATCGGGTTCCATCCAGAACCCCCTTCGTAGGTAAGAATTTTAATGTTACCCGTGCTGGCATCCATGCGGATGGTCTCTTGAAGAACGAAGAAATATATAATATATTTGATACGGAGAAGTTCCTCAATCGTCCTGTTCTTGTTGCAGTATCTAACACCTCGGGCCTTGCTGGAATCGCTCATTGGATTAATAGCTTCTACAAGTTAAAGGGAGAAGCAGCTGTTGATAAGAGCCATCCCGTTGTTCAGAAGATTAAGAACTGGGTTGATGAGGA
The nucleotide sequence above comes from Variimorphobacter saccharofermentans. Encoded proteins:
- a CDS encoding S8 family peptidase produces the protein MNHVNDIIECHWAHEHGYLGKGVGVAVVDTGIALHKDFVEGKNRVIAFADFLAHRTEPYDDNGHGTHVAGIIGGNGFSSKGKYKGIAPECDFIGVKVLDHRGDGNISDVLAGLQWIIDNKKKYNIRIVNISVGTSAKDNLDENSLLVRGVNAVWDNGIVVVVAAGNNGPGPMSISTPGISRKVITVGSSDDSIAVEVFGNSKAKDYSGRGPTPFCIKKPDIVAPGSNIISCNISRYNTRGKNAGGRLSTQESPMMYTIKSGTSMATPVVSGAIALLLSAHPELTNREVKLKLRSSAIDLGQHWEKQGWGLLNVRRLLE
- the xylA gene encoding xylose isomerase, producing the protein MAYFNIGKIQYEGPQSKNPLSFKYYNPDEVVMGKTMKDQLRFAMSYWHTLTYMGTDPFGGTTMSRDWDQTDDPMKKAKERVHAAFEFMEKMQIPFFCFHDQDIAPRGKTLEETNKRLDEIVAVIKEEMARTGIKCLWGTTNAFGDDKFVHGAGTSCNATVFAYTAAQIKKAMEITKELGGVNYVFWGGREGYETLLNTDTGLELDNLARLLQMAVDYAKEIGFTGQFLIEPKPKEPTKHQYDFDTATVLAFLRKYNLQDYFKMNIEANHATLAQHTFQHELNMSRINNVLGSVDANTGDPMLGWDTDQFPTNVYDTTLAMYEILLAGGFTKGGLNFDSKVRRASFQDDDLFYAYIAGMDAFAKGLKVAAKLLEDGVLENFKAERYASYKEGIGKDIVEGKVGFKELEAYALKNGTTPNKSGRQEMLESILNQYILETK
- a CDS encoding ferritin, giving the protein MNQSVIDLLNQQINKEFYSAYLYLDMANYYADQGLNGFENWFYVQMQEERDHALLFRQYLLNNGEKVKLDAIAAPDKEFKSFRDPLIIALEHEKYVTASINTIYEEAYKNKDFRTMQFLDWFIKEQGEEEKNADDNIKKFDLFAGDSKGLYMLDNELKARIYTAPSLVLD
- a CDS encoding ferredoxin; amino-acid sequence: MKAKIDREGCIGCGLCADTCPEVFRMADDGYAEVYIDPVPAECEGTATDAADNCPVSVISVE
- the rd gene encoding rubredoxin, giving the protein MKKYECTVCGYIYDEALGDPDGGIAPGTKWEDIPDDWVCPVCGVSKDNFQEA
- a CDS encoding cysteine desulfurase family protein — encoded protein: MIYLDYAANTPVDPEVMSCFQNINNMYFANPNSVHRMGRASKELLDQITEKIVAHIGVKASELIYTSGASEANNLAIKGIAQAYRHNGKHIISTCLEHSSVSGALTYLQSLGYEIDLVNITEDGLVDLEHLKELLRKDTILVSVCYVDSELGIRQPITEIGRILSEYPNCMFHCDATQAIGKLPVSFEYMDCMTFAPHKFYGLNSCGILVKREKVILTPLIHGGISTTIYRSGTPDLAMAASIEKALELALKNLDERYHIVEELNQKLRSGFEKYKLVRINSTRYSYPYILNLSVSGVKATQFQDALEKEEVCVSTKSACSVINTPSRPVLAITKDKKNAMSSWRISLSHLTTEEDIVQFFQAFDRCYNALTGPVTK
- a CDS encoding tRNA 2-thiocytidine biosynthesis TtcA family protein, which produces MEKYQEIERSIIKKFRKPLWKKFINGVNDYQLIQEGDKIAVCISGGKDSMLLAKLMQEVQRHGKIPFETVFLVMDPGYNEINRQTIIQNAALLNIPITIFDTQIYDIVAEIDQSPCYLCARMRRGYLYKKAQELGCNKIALGHHFDDVIETILMGMLYGGQIQTMMPKLHSTNHPGMQLIRPMYLVKEADIIAWKQYNDLQFIQCACRLTENCTLCDNGGGGSKRQEMKSLIKKFRQINPSIEMNIFRSVHNVNLDTIIGYHNKEMEYNFLDDYDKKGGSTPC
- a CDS encoding tRNA threonylcarbamoyladenosine dehydratase, with protein sequence MLNQFSRTELLLGNEAMDALKNARVAVFGIGGVGGFTVEALVRSGVGSIDIIDDDKVCLTNINRQIIATRKTVGKYKVDVMKERILEINPQVNVTAHQCFYSAETAEQFEFSNYDYIVDAIDTVSAKIEMILRAQEKNVPIISCMGAGNKLDPTKFEVTDIYKTSMCPLAKVMRRELKNRGVKKLKVVYSKEPARKPLEDMSISCRTNCICPPGAERKCTAKRQIPGSIAFVPSVAGLIIAGEVIKDLCGVR
- a CDS encoding MalY/PatB family protein, yielding MNYNFDSIIDRRNTNCLKYDFMLERKKRNDLLPLWVADMDFRLPDEILSDIQNAVSHGIFGYSDVKEDYFKAVQYWFEEEFHWTVQREWLIKTPGVVFAIAQAIKAFTQEGDAVMIQQPVYYPFSECIINNHRKLVNNQLRYNDGKYTMDLEDFENKIIQEKVKLFILCSPHNPVGRVWTEAELNAIGDICLKHNVLIVSDEIHCDFTYPGHHHTIFASLKQEYSMNSITCTSPSKTFNMAGLQVSNIFIPNPELRKAFCHEVNASGYSQLNALGLVACKSAYTKGRPWLNEVKNYIEGNLSYVRSFLKEKLPEIKLVEPEGTYLIWLDCSELGLNYKELEDLVIDKANLWLDGGIIFGKDTALFERINIACPRSIVEEALNRLERAIHGIS